In Mongoliitalea daihaiensis, one DNA window encodes the following:
- a CDS encoding SDR family oxidoreductase, with translation MQSLENKTAFITGGTKGIGYGIAAALMQQGMKVAITGRTQEAADSAAAELNKLGKGEAIGIAADVRNYESQEKAVALMMEKWGRLDLLVANAGLGHFASIQDMTLEQWHETIDTNLTGVFYSLKASLEGLKASKGYFISISSLAGTNFFAKGSAYNASKFGLTGFTQAAMLDLRNQGIRCTTIMPGSVATYFNNHVPNDADAWKIQIEDIGQMVVDLMQMHPRTLPSKIEVRPSMPG, from the coding sequence ATGCAATCACTCGAAAATAAAACCGCATTTATTACTGGGGGTACGAAAGGTATCGGTTATGGTATTGCGGCTGCTTTGATGCAGCAAGGAATGAAAGTGGCCATCACTGGCCGTACTCAGGAAGCAGCAGATTCCGCAGCGGCTGAACTGAATAAACTTGGAAAAGGAGAAGCTATCGGTATCGCAGCAGATGTTCGCAATTACGAATCCCAAGAAAAGGCAGTTGCCTTGATGATGGAAAAATGGGGAAGATTAGATCTGTTGGTGGCTAATGCAGGTTTGGGTCATTTTGCTTCCATTCAGGACATGACACTTGAACAGTGGCATGAGACCATAGACACCAATTTAACTGGCGTGTTTTACAGCTTAAAAGCTTCTTTGGAAGGGTTGAAAGCCTCCAAGGGTTATTTTATCAGCATTTCCAGTTTGGCAGGTACCAATTTCTTTGCCAAAGGCTCTGCTTACAATGCGAGTAAGTTTGGCTTAACAGGTTTCACACAAGCAGCCATGTTGGATTTGAGAAATCAAGGAATCCGCTGCACCACCATAATGCCTGGTTCTGTGGCAACTTATTTCAATAATCATGTACCGAATGATGCAGATGCCTGGAAAATCCAGATTGAAGATATCGGACAGATGGTGGTAGATTTGATGCAAATGCACCCACGTACGCTTCCTAGCAAAATCGAGGTGCGTCCAAGCATGCCGGGGTGA
- the priA gene encoding replication restart helicase PriA — protein sequence MDTLFGDLFQATEQQEATFADIILPVPIPKMFTYRIPNALLESIGIGYRVIVQFGKKKILTGIVGKVHQKPPAAYEAKPILDVLDSHATVNPLQIRFWSWMADYYCCHIGEVMNAALPSGLKLSSESKIQLNPNFDPELSEYPLDDRELIILKALESQEELSYEDCEVLLGVKSIHQIIKSLVIKEAILVFEQVKEKYTPKVEARIRLTQPFATDKAALEQLFIDLSSKPKQEEVVLKYLQEIPVYKDLSLNSKGLEKKVFTEANLSMSSLKTLIKNGVFEEFKIIVSRLDELEDGKEAVSIKLSAVQEEAKRSIKKQFEEKDTVLLHGITGSGKTELYIHLIQEALDGGSQVLFLLPEIALTTHIVGRLSKVFGNKMGVFHSKYSDNERVEVWNGVLSGRFPLVVGVRSSIFLPFDSLGLVIIDEEHESSYKQYDPAPRFQARDSGIMLAWLHQAKVLLGSATPSFESYYNARMRKYGYVALNQRYGDAQLPEFQLADILVDKKKNLLKLDFTRLLRESIQDALSKQEQVLIFQNRRGYAPYVSCDDCGWTPMCEHCDVNLTYHQFGDELKCHYCGFKEKVPKTCDACGSNKIVAVGLGTERIEESLGLLFPEARVVRMDLDTTRSKYGYQRILEDFGGGNVDILVGTQMITKGLDFDRVTVVGIMDADRILNFPDFRSGERAFQQITQVAGRAGRRNQVGKVIVQTRRTDAPIFHWISAGDYEQFYMQEMVERQKYFYPPFVKLIKISTRHKDFKAGERAARILHNLLNDIQVKKIMLGPEKGLIGKIKNQYIFESLVKVDRASASLNSFKESLGNILNEVQNQKDFKGVRIIVDVDPY from the coding sequence TTGGATACATTATTTGGAGATCTTTTTCAAGCAACTGAGCAACAGGAAGCCACCTTTGCGGATATCATCCTGCCTGTTCCGATACCTAAGATGTTTACCTACCGTATTCCCAACGCACTGTTAGAGTCCATTGGAATAGGATACCGTGTGATTGTGCAGTTTGGAAAGAAAAAAATCCTGACTGGCATTGTTGGTAAAGTGCACCAAAAACCACCTGCGGCCTATGAGGCCAAACCCATCTTGGATGTGCTGGACTCCCACGCAACTGTTAATCCTCTTCAAATCCGCTTTTGGTCTTGGATGGCTGATTATTATTGCTGTCATATTGGAGAAGTGATGAATGCGGCTTTGCCTTCCGGATTGAAATTAAGTTCGGAAAGTAAAATTCAGCTCAACCCTAATTTTGATCCCGAGCTCAGTGAATACCCGCTTGACGATCGGGAATTGATAATTTTGAAAGCCTTGGAAAGCCAAGAGGAATTGAGCTATGAGGATTGTGAAGTCTTACTTGGGGTCAAAAGCATTCACCAAATCATCAAAAGCTTGGTTATTAAAGAGGCGATTTTGGTTTTTGAGCAAGTCAAAGAAAAGTACACACCTAAAGTAGAGGCAAGAATTCGCCTGACTCAGCCATTTGCCACAGATAAAGCGGCCTTAGAGCAGTTATTTATCGACTTAAGTTCAAAACCCAAACAAGAGGAGGTAGTACTTAAGTATTTGCAGGAAATTCCTGTGTACAAAGACCTTTCTCTGAACTCGAAAGGATTGGAAAAGAAGGTATTCACGGAGGCAAATCTATCCATGTCTTCCTTGAAAACATTGATTAAAAACGGTGTATTCGAAGAGTTTAAAATTATCGTCAGTCGCTTAGATGAGCTGGAGGATGGGAAGGAAGCTGTTTCGATTAAACTTTCAGCTGTACAGGAGGAAGCCAAGCGATCGATTAAAAAGCAATTTGAGGAAAAAGATACCGTACTCCTTCATGGGATTACTGGCAGTGGAAAAACGGAGTTATACATTCATCTGATACAGGAAGCTTTGGATGGAGGCTCTCAGGTGTTGTTTTTATTGCCTGAAATTGCATTGACTACCCATATTGTAGGGCGTTTGAGCAAAGTATTTGGTAATAAAATGGGTGTATTCCATTCTAAGTATTCCGATAATGAACGGGTAGAGGTTTGGAATGGTGTATTGAGTGGGCGGTTTCCCTTGGTGGTGGGTGTTCGATCTTCCATATTTCTGCCATTTGATAGCTTAGGTTTGGTGATCATTGATGAGGAACATGAGTCTAGCTATAAGCAATACGATCCAGCACCGCGCTTTCAGGCTAGAGATTCTGGCATCATGCTCGCCTGGCTTCATCAGGCCAAAGTATTGCTTGGTTCTGCTACCCCTTCTTTTGAGTCATATTACAATGCCCGAATGAGGAAATATGGCTATGTGGCATTGAATCAACGCTATGGAGATGCACAATTACCAGAATTTCAGTTGGCAGATATTCTAGTGGATAAAAAGAAAAATTTGCTTAAACTTGATTTTACCCGTTTGCTAAGGGAAAGTATTCAGGATGCTCTCAGCAAGCAGGAACAGGTACTTATTTTTCAGAATCGGCGAGGGTATGCACCCTATGTGAGTTGCGATGATTGTGGGTGGACGCCTATGTGTGAGCATTGCGATGTAAACTTGACTTATCATCAGTTTGGGGATGAGCTGAAATGCCATTATTGTGGATTCAAAGAAAAAGTACCCAAAACCTGTGATGCCTGTGGCAGCAATAAAATCGTCGCAGTAGGCTTGGGCACCGAGCGAATTGAAGAAAGTTTGGGCTTATTATTTCCGGAGGCTCGTGTGGTGAGAATGGATTTAGATACTACTCGAAGCAAATATGGGTATCAGCGTATCTTAGAAGACTTTGGAGGTGGTAATGTTGATATTTTGGTTGGGACACAGATGATCACCAAAGGATTGGACTTTGATCGCGTGACGGTGGTGGGGATCATGGATGCGGACAGGATTTTGAATTTCCCTGATTTTCGGTCGGGGGAACGGGCCTTTCAACAGATCACACAAGTGGCGGGTAGGGCAGGTAGGAGAAATCAGGTAGGAAAGGTTATTGTTCAAACGAGACGCACAGATGCTCCCATTTTTCATTGGATTTCGGCGGGAGATTATGAGCAATTTTATATGCAGGAAATGGTTGAGCGCCAAAAGTACTTCTATCCACCTTTCGTCAAGCTTATTAAAATTAGTACACGCCATAAAGACTTTAAGGCCGGAGAACGAGCAGCAAGGATTTTACATAATTTATTGAACGATATTCAGGTTAAAAAAATTATGTTAGGCCCTGAGAAGGGGCTGATCGGAAAGATAAAAAACCAGTATATTTTTGAAAGTTTGGTGAAGGTAGATCGGGCATCTGCTTCCTTGAATAGCTTTAAAGAATCGCTTGGCAATATTTTGAATGAGGTTCAAAACCAGAAAGACTTTAAGGGTGTGCGGATCATTGTTGATGTAGATCCGTATTGA
- a CDS encoding ERCC4 domain-containing protein: MPKGLIKSSFYFPLEIYLDHREPEELMRTFQSFGNSIITKKHLYTGDIVMDDYLVIERKTLQDFFNSLNDGRLFSQIKRLQKLPKPALLVVEDEAQGLQQRHFRKAAFQSLLFSIQWKFRIPVFFTRNILETVSLSLYCYRSFAGKKLTSNGNISHRKKSPTPWEIQLDMLARIPGIGKKRALDLLKTYGSIKGIMQNANLESNRLGPKTKKKLQEVLGS, encoded by the coding sequence ATGCCTAAAGGCCTGATCAAATCATCCTTTTATTTCCCTTTGGAAATCTACTTGGATCATCGGGAACCGGAAGAACTGATGCGAACTTTTCAGTCCTTTGGGAATTCTATTATCACCAAAAAGCACCTCTACACGGGGGATATTGTCATGGATGATTACCTGGTCATCGAACGGAAAACGCTTCAGGACTTTTTTAATTCCTTAAATGATGGTCGCTTGTTTTCTCAGATCAAACGTCTTCAAAAATTACCTAAACCTGCATTGCTTGTTGTTGAAGATGAAGCACAAGGACTCCAACAGCGCCACTTTCGAAAAGCAGCTTTTCAAAGTCTTTTATTTTCCATTCAATGGAAATTTAGAATTCCTGTCTTTTTTACCCGAAATATCTTGGAGACAGTATCCTTAAGTTTGTATTGCTACCGTTCTTTTGCTGGAAAAAAATTGACTTCCAATGGAAATATAAGTCACCGAAAGAAAAGCCCAACTCCCTGGGAAATTCAATTGGATATGTTGGCAAGGATACCGGGTATTGGAAAGAAACGGGCACTGGACCTTTTGAAAACATATGGAAGCATCAAAGGCATTATGCAAAATGCCAATTTGGAAAGCAACAGATTAGGACCAAAAACGAAAAAAAAGTTGCAGGAGGTTTTAGGGAGTTGA
- a CDS encoding MerR family transcriptional regulator produces the protein MPYIEKEIEKKYYSIGEVASMFKVAPSLIRYWEGEFDVIKPKKDKKGNRRFTKEDIEKIRYIYQLVKIKGYTLQGAQEVLKSGQEKTMDKATMIDRLLQIQSFLKEIRDQMHVSTNER, from the coding sequence GTGCCTTACATAGAAAAAGAAATAGAAAAAAAATATTATTCCATAGGTGAAGTAGCAAGCATGTTCAAGGTTGCGCCCTCCTTGATTCGCTATTGGGAGGGTGAATTTGATGTGATCAAGCCCAAAAAAGATAAAAAAGGTAACCGCAGATTCACCAAAGAAGATATTGAAAAGATCCGTTACATCTATCAATTGGTAAAAATCAAGGGATATACCTTACAAGGTGCTCAGGAAGTCTTGAAAAGTGGTCAGGAAAAAACCATGGATAAAGCCACCATGATTGACCGATTGTTACAGATTCAGTCATTTTTGAAAGAAATCAGAGATCAAATGCATGTCAGCACAAACGAACGATGA
- the dprA gene encoding DNA-processing protein DprA — protein sequence MSAQTNDELVFELALNLVPKIGPGLYRNIIAYTGSARAFFEIPSGKLAKVPRVGKKLIEYRKSADQFIKDAEEIIIACRKKNIRILPFSDPEFPKRLKVLDDSPMILYIRGNVNLNPERSIGIVGTRNATEYGKSITKKIVEELSSFQPCIISGLAYGVDIEAHKAALQSNLPTIGVLGSSVHQIYPSIHKSTAEQMFEIGGLISEYPPGTEMHPGNFPQRNRIIAALSDAIIVVEAAKKGGALITAEIAYSYNKEVFAVPGNLLSSYSEGCNNLIKQLKASIYTGVKDIEDALSWKKEGNGTSNKKIELDLSQFEGEEKVILQLLLDKKELEIDQLATQLELPLSTLASKLLALEFQGLLKSLPGKKYRLLV from the coding sequence ATGTCAGCACAAACGAACGATGAATTAGTTTTTGAATTAGCCCTAAATCTTGTTCCGAAAATCGGTCCGGGCCTGTATCGAAATATCATTGCCTATACAGGTTCGGCCCGTGCTTTTTTTGAAATTCCTTCCGGCAAACTCGCTAAAGTACCCCGTGTAGGGAAGAAACTGATTGAATACCGCAAATCAGCAGATCAATTCATCAAAGACGCTGAAGAAATTATCATAGCCTGCCGCAAGAAGAATATCCGGATTCTTCCCTTTTCCGATCCTGAATTCCCCAAACGCTTAAAAGTCTTAGACGATTCTCCCATGATTTTGTATATCCGTGGAAATGTCAACCTCAATCCGGAGCGTAGTATTGGGATTGTAGGAACGCGTAATGCCACTGAATATGGGAAATCCATCACCAAAAAGATCGTCGAAGAATTAAGCTCTTTCCAGCCTTGCATCATTTCAGGTTTAGCCTATGGTGTGGACATTGAAGCCCATAAGGCAGCCTTGCAGTCCAACTTACCTACAATTGGCGTATTGGGTTCCTCTGTCCATCAAATTTACCCCTCCATCCACAAATCTACTGCCGAGCAAATGTTTGAAATAGGAGGATTGATCAGCGAGTACCCACCAGGCACAGAAATGCACCCTGGAAATTTCCCTCAACGCAATCGCATCATCGCTGCCCTTTCCGATGCCATCATTGTGGTAGAAGCCGCTAAAAAAGGGGGAGCCTTGATCACCGCTGAAATTGCTTATTCATACAACAAGGAAGTATTCGCTGTACCGGGTAATCTACTTTCTTCCTACAGTGAAGGGTGTAACAACTTAATCAAGCAACTCAAAGCTAGCATTTACACAGGAGTCAAAGATATTGAAGATGCATTATCCTGGAAAAAAGAAGGCAATGGAACAAGCAACAAAAAAATTGAACTTGATTTAAGTCAGTTTGAAGGAGAGGAAAAGGTGATTCTCCAGCTACTGTTGGATAAAAAAGAACTCGAGATTGATCAGTTGGCTACACAACTTGAACTTCCTTTATCCACACTTGCTTCCAAACTTTTGGCTTTGGAATTTCAAGGACTCCTCAAGTCACTTCCAGGAAAGAAATATCGGCTACTTGTCTAA
- the ffh gene encoding signal recognition particle protein, translating into MFDNLSGKLDRAFRTLKGTGKITEINVATTVKEIRRALIDADVNYKVAKEVTDKIKEEALGRDVLIAVSPGQLLVKITQEELTNLMGGTKVDVNLKGDPAVVLISGLQGSGKTTFTGKFASYLKKQGKQVLLVACDIYRPAAIDQLKVLGEQIGVEVYAEPENKNAIEIANRAMDYAKKHGKKIVIVDTAGRLAVDEQMMQEIEALKKALNPSETLFVVDSMTGQDAVNTAKTFDERLNFDGVVLTKLDGDTRGGAAISIRHVVNKPIKFISTGEKMENLDVFHPDRMAQRILGMGDVISLVERAQQSFDEDEAKRINAKIRKNQFNFDDFLSQLEQIKKMGNIKDLVGMIPGMGKAMKGLDIDDDSFKPIEAIIRSMTPTERENPDLIDGSRRKRIADGSGRSITEVNNLMKQFADMRKLMKQMNKMGGAQKALGGMMPKMRR; encoded by the coding sequence ATGTTTGATAATCTTAGTGGAAAATTAGATAGAGCTTTTAGAACCCTGAAGGGTACCGGAAAAATCACAGAGATCAATGTGGCCACCACGGTCAAGGAAATTAGAAGAGCCTTGATCGACGCCGATGTGAATTATAAGGTTGCCAAAGAGGTTACAGATAAAATTAAGGAAGAGGCTTTGGGCCGTGATGTATTGATAGCGGTTTCTCCGGGACAGTTGTTGGTAAAAATCACGCAAGAGGAGTTGACCAACTTGATGGGGGGTACCAAGGTTGATGTGAACCTCAAAGGTGACCCTGCTGTTGTGTTGATCTCAGGTTTGCAGGGTTCTGGTAAGACTACTTTTACAGGGAAATTTGCCAGTTACCTTAAAAAACAAGGAAAACAAGTATTGTTGGTGGCCTGTGATATCTATAGACCTGCTGCGATTGACCAACTGAAAGTATTGGGAGAGCAGATAGGAGTAGAGGTGTACGCGGAGCCGGAAAATAAAAATGCAATTGAGATTGCCAATCGGGCAATGGACTATGCCAAAAAGCATGGTAAAAAGATTGTAATCGTCGATACTGCGGGTCGCTTGGCAGTGGATGAGCAAATGATGCAGGAAATTGAGGCTTTGAAAAAAGCACTTAATCCTTCTGAAACACTTTTTGTGGTTGACTCCATGACTGGTCAGGATGCTGTGAATACAGCCAAGACCTTTGATGAGCGCTTGAATTTTGACGGGGTAGTTTTAACCAAATTGGATGGTGATACCCGTGGTGGTGCGGCCATTTCTATCCGTCACGTGGTCAATAAGCCAATTAAGTTTATCTCCACCGGTGAAAAAATGGAAAACTTAGATGTATTCCATCCAGACCGTATGGCTCAGCGAATTTTGGGCATGGGGGATGTGATCTCCCTAGTGGAGCGTGCACAGCAATCCTTTGATGAAGATGAAGCCAAGCGTATCAATGCCAAAATCCGTAAAAATCAGTTCAATTTTGATGACTTCCTATCCCAATTGGAGCAAATCAAGAAGATGGGTAACATCAAAGATTTGGTAGGTATGATTCCAGGAATGGGTAAGGCGATGAAGGGTTTGGATATTGACGATGATTCCTTCAAACCAATCGAGGCCATCATTCGAAGCATGACGCCAACTGAGCGTGAAAATCCAGATTTAATCGATGGAAGTAGACGGAAGAGAATTGCAGACGGAAGTGGAAGAAGTATCACTGAGGTTAATAATCTGATGAAGCAGTTTGCAGATATGCGCAAATTGATGAAGCAGATGAATAAGATGGGGGGAGCGCAGAAGGCCTTGGGAGGTATGATGCCGAAGATGCGTAGATAG
- a CDS encoding YfhO family protein: MNLNFRKEVLPHGISVVIFYLIVLIYFSPMVFDGKIIFQNDILQWEGGAKEILDYRKATGEEALWTNRLFGGMPAYLVSYEIPGDITNFLLKIVSVGLPHPINSLFIGMIGMYMLLLAFKVRSEIAAVGAIAFAFNTFHLISLDAGHNAKIWAICLIPLIFTGIHLAFERKKLLGMAVFAFAMMLQLKFNHLQITYYTMLMVLIYGVARIYETIQSKNYGEFAKSIGILVLGLGLAIGSNASRFAAVLEYSPYSTRGKSNLSTNAGTDSGLDKEYAFAWSQGKFETLTFLIPFIQGGGSQEALPKNSETERVLRSNGIDNAQINGFILGAPTYWGDQPGTGGPIYGGIIMVFLFVIGLLYADKKWVWVFTSITVLSILLAWGKNLEWFNYSVFDFLPGYNKFRAVSMGLCMALFAIPILGSLGLQSLFQKEVGPTFKKLFIAFGIVGGLAFFFAIFAGMFSFRGNVDGNLPDWLVDAIRSDRKSMMQVSAFKGLAFVSLSFALIMASLKNKLNISYAVVGIGLLLVIDLWSINRRYLGEEAMRDSPAAQFFAQSAADTKILEDKDYYRVFNIENPFNEARTSFYHNSVGGYHGAKMKRIQELIERAIQPEIANFIGKAQEGDFAWSELPVLNMLNTRYLMAGKSADAVFRNPLANGPAWFPEEVIAVNSNDEEIQRIQQIDTRLAATVNTQEFGTIPAGAGTVKLTKQSPGKLSYSVEVSREGLLVLSEVYYPKGWKATINGVATELIRTNYLLRGIVVPIGTSNIELSFEPDSFYQTKGLTIAMQYLTTLLLIGAVGFVFLQKQPKV, from the coding sequence ATGAACTTGAATTTTCGAAAAGAGGTGCTTCCACATGGAATTTCCGTTGTTATTTTTTATTTGATTGTCTTGATTTACTTTTCTCCGATGGTATTTGATGGGAAAATCATCTTCCAAAACGATATTTTACAATGGGAAGGGGGAGCAAAAGAAATCTTGGACTACCGGAAGGCTACTGGAGAAGAAGCACTCTGGACCAACCGCCTTTTTGGTGGAATGCCTGCCTATTTGGTGTCTTATGAAATCCCGGGAGACATTACTAACTTTTTATTGAAAATTGTATCCGTAGGATTACCTCATCCCATCAATTCCTTATTTATTGGAATGATCGGGATGTATATGCTTTTACTCGCATTTAAAGTGCGAAGTGAAATTGCAGCAGTAGGTGCTATTGCTTTCGCATTTAATACCTTTCACCTGATCAGCCTAGATGCTGGGCATAACGCTAAAATATGGGCTATTTGTCTCATTCCACTGATTTTCACAGGGATCCACCTCGCTTTTGAGCGCAAAAAACTCTTGGGGATGGCTGTTTTTGCTTTTGCCATGATGCTCCAATTGAAATTCAACCACTTGCAAATCACCTACTATACCATGCTCATGGTACTCATTTACGGAGTTGCCCGTATTTATGAAACCATTCAGTCAAAAAATTATGGGGAATTTGCCAAAAGTATAGGAATCTTGGTCCTAGGTTTGGGTTTGGCCATCGGGAGCAATGCCAGCCGATTCGCTGCAGTATTAGAATACAGTCCCTACTCCACTCGGGGAAAATCAAACCTTTCGACCAATGCAGGGACTGACTCAGGGCTGGATAAAGAATATGCTTTTGCATGGTCTCAGGGGAAATTTGAAACACTCACATTTTTAATTCCATTTATCCAAGGTGGTGGTTCTCAAGAAGCACTTCCAAAAAATTCTGAAACAGAGCGTGTGCTTCGTTCCAATGGGATAGACAATGCACAGATCAATGGATTTATACTGGGTGCTCCCACTTATTGGGGAGATCAACCAGGTACAGGAGGTCCCATATACGGGGGAATCATCATGGTTTTCCTATTTGTCATCGGTCTATTGTATGCAGACAAAAAATGGGTTTGGGTGTTCACCTCTATTACCGTTCTCTCTATTTTACTTGCTTGGGGTAAAAACTTGGAATGGTTCAATTATAGTGTATTTGACTTTTTGCCTGGTTACAATAAATTTAGAGCAGTATCCATGGGCTTGTGTATGGCCTTGTTTGCCATTCCTATCTTAGGAAGTTTAGGTTTGCAAAGCTTATTCCAAAAAGAAGTAGGACCCACATTCAAAAAATTATTCATTGCCTTTGGCATCGTGGGTGGGTTGGCGTTTTTCTTTGCAATTTTCGCTGGGATGTTCTCTTTCCGCGGAAACGTCGATGGAAACCTTCCCGATTGGTTGGTAGACGCCATTCGTTCAGATCGAAAATCTATGATGCAAGTCAGTGCATTCAAAGGGCTTGCTTTTGTTTCCCTCAGTTTTGCGTTGATTATGGCAAGCTTGAAAAATAAGCTTAACATCAGCTATGCTGTTGTAGGGATTGGTCTATTACTGGTAATTGACTTGTGGTCAATTAATCGTAGATACTTAGGCGAAGAAGCGATGCGTGATAGTCCCGCAGCTCAGTTTTTTGCTCAATCGGCAGCGGATACCAAAATCCTAGAGGATAAAGATTATTACCGGGTATTTAACATTGAAAATCCATTTAATGAAGCGCGCACCTCGTTTTATCACAACAGTGTGGGTGGATACCACGGTGCCAAAATGAAGCGAATTCAGGAATTAATCGAGCGTGCCATACAGCCGGAAATTGCAAACTTTATTGGGAAAGCTCAGGAAGGAGATTTTGCATGGAGCGAGCTCCCAGTACTTAACATGCTCAATACTCGATACCTCATGGCAGGAAAATCGGCAGATGCTGTTTTCCGTAACCCACTTGCCAACGGACCTGCTTGGTTTCCTGAAGAAGTCATTGCTGTAAACTCAAATGATGAGGAAATCCAACGCATTCAGCAAATTGATACCCGCCTTGCTGCGACTGTCAATACCCAAGAATTTGGTACCATCCCTGCTGGTGCTGGCACCGTAAAACTGACCAAGCAAAGCCCTGGTAAACTAAGCTACAGTGTCGAAGTCAGTCGGGAGGGTTTATTGGTGCTTTCTGAGGTCTACTATCCCAAAGGTTGGAAAGCTACCATCAATGGAGTAGCTACAGAATTAATCCGAACTAATTATCTCCTAAGGGGTATTGTCGTTCCCATAGGTACTTCCAACATCGAATTGAGTTTTGAACCGGATAGCTTCTATCAAACCAAAGGATTAACAATAGCTATGCAATACCTCACTACGCTACTGTTAATAGGGGCAGTAGGTTTTGTTTTCTTACAAAAACAGCCCAAAGTATAA
- a CDS encoding glycosyltransferase family 4 protein, whose translation MGKPRLLMVIPAMHSFIQQDIDLLSERFSISMNTYNWRKKALAPFFLLAQAFTLLVKAPRSEVILVQFGGYWSLIPSLYGRLFNKRVYIILHGTDCASIPSLKYGSLRIPLLKWFCKQSYALATQLLPVSDSLVDTTNKFIDWEKPIRNGLKYHFPQLTTPIQVIPNGFDTDFWVPNEANRTEVITFLTVMSPAQFTLKGGDLIVQLAAEKPDFHFRFVGLDCPDGVHAPSNVTFLGRMNRESLRKEYQAANYYFQLSSYEGFGCALCEAMLCGCIPIVSEVNVLPQIVGITGVSVPFRRMSNLLISVQIIHNLSQGNNLNQAARERIKALFPLSNRKELLLKTLQSP comes from the coding sequence ATGGGAAAGCCAAGGCTATTGATGGTGATACCTGCGATGCATTCCTTTATCCAGCAAGATATTGACCTGCTTTCGGAGAGATTTTCCATTAGCATGAATACCTATAATTGGCGAAAAAAAGCCTTAGCACCCTTCTTTTTACTAGCTCAAGCTTTTACATTATTGGTAAAAGCCCCTCGATCAGAGGTGATTTTGGTACAGTTTGGAGGCTATTGGTCGTTGATTCCCAGTTTGTATGGAAGACTTTTCAACAAACGGGTTTATATAATCTTGCATGGAACCGATTGTGCTTCCATACCTTCTTTAAAGTATGGAAGTCTTCGAATACCTTTACTCAAATGGTTCTGCAAACAATCGTACGCATTGGCCACCCAATTACTCCCAGTGAGTGATTCCTTGGTGGATACGACCAACAAGTTTATTGACTGGGAAAAACCAATCAGAAATGGATTAAAGTACCATTTCCCTCAACTTACCACTCCTATACAAGTCATTCCCAATGGATTTGATACAGATTTCTGGGTACCAAATGAGGCAAATAGAACTGAAGTTATTACCTTTCTCACTGTGATGTCTCCAGCCCAATTTACCCTTAAAGGAGGAGACTTAATTGTGCAATTAGCAGCTGAAAAGCCTGATTTTCACTTTCGATTCGTAGGACTTGATTGTCCAGATGGTGTACATGCTCCTTCCAATGTGACTTTCTTAGGAAGAATGAATAGAGAATCCTTGAGAAAAGAGTATCAAGCCGCTAACTACTATTTCCAACTCTCCAGTTATGAAGGTTTTGGCTGTGCATTGTGTGAAGCTATGCTGTGTGGTTGTATCCCCATTGTCTCAGAAGTCAATGTGCTGCCTCAAATAGTGGGTATAACCGGTGTATCCGTCCCTTTCCGAAGAATGTCTAACCTCCTAATCAGTGTACAGATCATTCACAACTTATCCCAAGGAAATAATCTCAATCAAGCAGCGCGTGAACGAATAAAGGCATTGTTCCCGTTATCCAACAGAAAAGAATTATTACTTAAAACGCTACAATCCCCATGA